aggtgactttttggtccatggtgaagtcagaagaatatcatgaaggccggattggtggactagctaaaggaggttcgagtctccgtgatgctgagggatttgcttggtgttccgggctccgTATCAGTGGTATGCATGTGGAAGCGACAACACTGGTGAAGTTATGAGTCTTTCCTCTCAGGGTGAAAACTCAAGGTctagccttaactggttgtgcctaccaatgatcttgttggaggcattgttttgacacTGAGTACTAtctccagggtgaaaacctaagacctttggtcgggtGACGACGGTGCTGATGCACTATTCCTTTCTTGGagacgtcgtttttggagagtctgtatctcAGGTGTtatcacggtggtggttgtattactGTTGCTAGGTCTGAAATGGTGTAGGGGaagttttatttcttagttttctttactctttCTTTTAGCTGTATGCATCCGTACTGTCACTAGGGTGGGACGTTGTTGCATAGACtaagtgtaattgatatcttttgatattaatatggtTCATTTATAAAAAAGAAACATATAACTATATAAGCCCGCGATCACATTTGATTTCCGCAAAGAAAAATCGTGGAATCAGTCAAGAATCTGGTAATTAATGACCGGAAAAGAATCCTAACAGCCCACTTATACGCGGTACGATCAGTCCACGGGAATGGTACTCCCTTTGTCCCATGAAATTTTGTTAAatgtttgttaaaatttagatgttaTTTAATTTAGTGTCTAGGTGATTCGAATCTAGACAAATTTCAGATAACTTTTCGTAGGACAAGGGGAGTACTATACTGAAGATAATGTGGCACTGGTGGCGTGTTGTGGAACTGGGATTATTTTGTGATAAGTAATGAATTTTATGAAAAGAAaggacctctttattgtgaagtcTCAACATAATTGATACTGTTAAATTTATATTGAAAAACACTATAAGATATCGATTCTATATCAAATATTATCTTGAAGTTGTTCTTGGCGATTTTTTACGCCACAGTCCACACATGTGAGTAACTTTTTTCGGCTTTGAGTCGTGGCAATTTTGGAGGCCAGTAGCAGCGGATGAACCGACTAATTTTATCATTGATCAATCAGGATATCTCCGTTCGCGTCCACGCAGGCCGAAAGTGCGTCAGAGGTTCAGCGGGTCAATAAATAGTGACCGAGCCATCCGTAACGACGCAAATACGGCGTATATTTGCGTCTAAGATGCGTCGTGGCGGATCCTGCGCAGACGCTCCAAGTGACCGCTCGCTTTTCCACTTGGCTCGCCTGGCAGCGAGCCGCAGGGCTGTATCAAGCGCATCGCTTCGACAGTAAATTGCTTCGGCGTCTTCGTCGCAGCCTTCACCATCAATATCGTGGCAGTCTCTTCTGCATGCGAACTGGCAGACGGCGGCTGGGCTTCTACGCCGTcatcaatggcatcgtatcccgtgCGCCCGGCCTTAAAAAATCGGTCGGCATCGTCATTGCCATCACCTACACCACGGACACCTCCGCTCCTATCCCGCACGACCGCGCGTCGCCGCATCACCATGGGaaagaagaagaacgacttcgaggcgtcCGACAGCGGCACCAAGAAGGCGGAGCGGACGCACAGAGTGCCACTTCCAGTTGAGGTGGCGCGGCTCATGCACAAGAACTAGACGCTGTGCGACGACTGGCGGGACGTGCACCTGCCTAGCGGCGTCTGGTGGCTGAGCCACCTCTGGGTGCCTGTCCCGCCCGTGCCTCCGCGCGAACCAGACAGGAGTGCCGACATCCGGTGCAGGCGGTggtacctgccgccggacctccgcgccgatcccaCCTTCGCCGTCAACTCCAACACCTGGCGCAAGACCGAGAAGTGTCCGAGGAGGAAGGCATACTTCCTCGGCGACAAGGACTTCCCGTTTGACCTTCCACCGCCGCCTCATCATCAATCACGGCAGCCGCCGACGCCTCCACAAGACGACGCCGATGACTACAGCGACGGGCTGGCCTACCacaacgaggaggccaaggacgacAGCGACGCCTACGTCGCCTGCATTTTTCAGTAATGGCAGGCatccatggcggagggccgggaGTTCGCCCGACGAcgatgacggacgacgagatcaagaggctcggcgtcctcgtctcaCGTCTCAGAGGTGGACAGGccggtgcagccgccgctgccccggtacGCCACCGACATCATGCCACCGGGCCTCACGGAGGAAGAGGCTCTATGACGGGTGCTCGAGGACTCGGCCCCGCAACCGGTgcaaccgccgcctccacctccgacgTACAACCCGTGGGCGGCTCCACCTCGACCACCAGCGTGGGCTGCTCAACCTCCACCACCGGCGTGGactgctccacctccaccaccgccggcgGCACCGGCGTATGTTCCGCTGGTTCCACATGGGGAGTTCTCCGTGATCGACGACGATGGGGAGTAGGCACATGCGTTAGTAggttttatatttttattttccttctttactatgtaaattatgtttttaaGTTGAAAAAATGTAAAATCAAAAAAATGCATCGTGTCGCCAGATCCACCCAACGCAAAACGAACGCGCGGTCGATTTTGACCATTTGGATcgacacaaacggacgcgcgTGAATATTTTGAACGTTCCAAATAtattcgccccgttggagataccCATGGAGGTGTAGACCACCGTACCTACGGTGCTGTAGGTGTGGAGACGTGAGGGAAGGACCCCGTGAGGGGAGGAGTTCATGGTGACCGTATGAATTGGCCGTTGTTCCTTCCCGAGGCATACAACGCAGCGGCGCAGCCCAGCTTGCATTGCGTGAGAAGGATATATAGGCTGAGCTAGAGGACCGGAGCCGGGGGAATTCGAATTTCGAAATTTGAACAGCCGACGCAGGCGCTTTGATCACCGCGCACTCTTAGGTGCACGTTGTGCATCTCCTAGATCATAGGCTTTCAGTTGTACTGTACCTGTATATAAACCCGGCCCTCATGGGCTATCAATGAGTTCCACAATTCTTCTTCGTATCACAGCGCAAGTTCTTGATCTCTCACCATGGCCGCCTCCTTCAGCTTTGGCTCGCTGCCAGCCTCGACGGCCGGCGCGActccttcctctgcagcgcccactGCCGGCGCCTCTCTGGCGTCGCCGGCGCTCACCACGGCGCTCTCCATGGCAGGTCTCTCTCCCCATGTGGTCACTGCTCCCCCTACTAACTCCTCGTCGATCCTGTCGGTGCTGCCTCAGGAGGAACtggtcgccgccgccgcttcttcttcctcttcatcgaccGCGGCGGCGAAGACCATCGACAACGACCACATCAGCAAGTACATCCACTTCAAGCTGGGCCTTGCCGGGAGTAATTACTCCATGTGGAAGAAGCTGTTCCACTCCGTGCTCTCCAAGTACGACGCGCAAGGCCACGTCGACGTCTACACGCCACCGCTGGAGCAGGATGCTCGCTGGCGCCACGACGACATCACGATCCTCCACTGGATCTACGGGACGATCTCCGACGAGCTGTACCACGTCATCGCGACACCGGAGAACACCGCCTTCCAGGCCTGGAACCTGCTCAACTCCTTCTTCGGCGACCACCAGGCCGAGTTCCGCTCCGTCGTCCAGGGCGACATGAAGATCTCCGGCCTCTCCTTGGACGACGTCGACCATCCCGGCCATCCTTCTGGCGACACCCACAGGCCAGGCCTCCCAGGTATCAGTCTTTTCATCTCCCTCTCCTAATCCATCTACTTCCCCCAATTAATCAATCGTTCCACCCTCTGATTCGCTCCGTCGGTGATCCCCTTCACTGAATGCAGAACCTGAGCATATGGATGAACTTCCAGATTTCGAGATGGAGGCCGCCGGTGGAAGCGGCATGACACTATCTGCAAATTTGGTATGTTCGCAGTACTGTAAAATGTCAACGTGTTTCATATAATCCAATATGTGCAATAGCATTACTTCCTGTCATTATGACTCCGTTGAGAAATTACAATTTTGACATTAGCTGAGTTCTATGTTGCCGAAAGATGTACCAATATATGAGCTAAGTTGTATTTTCATCTCCGCTTTGACATGTGAAAGCAATTGCATAGCTGAATTGCATTCAAATTCCAGATTATCTAATGTCCACTTTCAGTCGAATCATGATAGTGCAGGCCAGCTAGATTATGCCATCTCTCGTTGCTGCATTACGTTGGCAAATGTTAATTATCTTTCTAGATTATTACTTCCAGACAACTCTACTAAAGATATTATAATTCTTGTTGGTACTTGACATTTGTTCACAGGAATTAAGAGAACGGATAAAGCCATATTTCTTGCATCGTATTAAAAGTGAAGTATCCCTTGAGACTGGTTTGACAGATAATAAGCGGCTTCCGAAGAAGAATGAGCTAATTATCTGGCTGCAATTAACTGATCGCCAGGTATAAATTTGGTGTCATTGATGCAAAACTGGTAGAGTAATCGGATAATGAGGATTTGCGATTTGTCTATCTTTTGGGTGCAGAGGCAACTTTACAAAGCTTTTCTGAACAATGAGCTTGTTCATTTAGCAGCATCGCAAGGAAATCCCCTGGCTGCAATCATGGTTTGCGTAAGCTTATAAATCTTTTTCGTTGCCCAATCTTGTGTACCTCTATTTGTTGTCTTGCTGCTCTCATGTACTCTATTAGTTAACTTCACTTATGCTCACAGTATACTTGCCCAGATAAAAAAATACTTATAGCTTTTACAATATTCTCTAAAAATATAAGGTATGCTTGTGGAAATGATGACGTTATCTCTATCTTTTGCTCATTCACCTCTAACTCTACTTTATTTATCGTTAATCATGTGCACTAACTACCAATTATCTATTATTCCCAATAAAATAAATTTCCCTTACTATTAGTCGTTTCCGTTATCTCCGAGGTAAAAAAAGAATGCACCTTTTAAAATGAAATGCAGGGAGTGTATGTTTTATCTGAAGCTGCATTTGCTAATTACATGGCATTGACATATCACTTCTTTTCTGTGTGCACATTCTTTTGTGAAATTTTGTCTGTTTCATGTTTTTCATTTTCATCAACAGGTATTGAAAAAGATATGTGATCACCCACAAATACTGACTAAGAGAGCTGCTGAGCACATTTTGGAAGGCATGGATGGAATGCTAAAGAATCAGGAAATGGGGATGGCTGAAAAAATGGCCATGAACCTCGCAGATATGGctcatgacgatgatgatgatgatgtagtCGAAGTTGGTCCGGAAGTATCATGCAAGTTATTTTTTATCTTGGCCTTGTTGGTAAGCATTCTTTGATGCACATAGTTGTTATAATTGCACTGCGTATTGTTTATTTAAATGCAAATGATTAACTCCTACGGTTGCAGCGGAATCTTCTTGAAGAGGGACATCATGTTGTGATTTTTTCTCAGACTCGTAAAATGCTAAACCTGATTCAGGTCGGTTGTAAATtattgtttgtgttggagccctaTTTGTGTGACATAGTATCATGTTAGAGTTATTATTTTGTATACAttgtttttttttatatttttgcatACATGATAAGCTCTGTTACTAGAGTAAATGGGCAATTTCTTCTTACGAAATATAATGATGTtacatttcatgcacatcttatagTTACGTATAGTATCAGACATTTGCACACAACAGAAGAGACATATCAGATTCAAGTCCCATTCAATAGCAAAACAGAATTACTCGAGACAAGAAGTGTCTGATAACATGGGCTTTAGCATTACTGGTGGCTTTTGGCATCTTTGATCTTCTGTTGTCATCAAAGGTCGTTTAGTATGTGTATTATAAAAACAGTTTTGAGATGTGAATATTCACTTATTTTCTGTGTTGTTTAGACCTAACTATGTCAAACACACTTTCTGTGTTGTAACACATTCGATTATTGTAACAGGAAGCTATACAATTAGAGGGCTACAAATTTTTGCGCATGGATGGCAGCACTGAGGTTTCGGAGAGGGAAAGGATTGTGAAGGTTCTTGTCCGCACTTCCCTTTTTCTATGTTGTTTTGTGCCATGGAATCAATTATATATGTTATGTTGCTTACTTACTGTGCGTTTGCATATCTAGAATTTCCAAGAGGGCCTTGGAGCTCAAATATTTTTACTGACCACAGAAGCCGGTGGTCTTGGACTTACACTCACCAAGGCAGCTCGTGTGATAGTAGTTGATCCTGCTTGGAATCCAAGGTAACCGAACATCGACACATCCTGATCAAGTGTATTCCTTTTGGTTTTATAGAATGCTTGTTACTACAACTTTTTTTATACCATAACACAATCCTCCTTTTAACAGTACGGATAATCAGAGTGTTGGTCGTGTTTATCGAATTGGACAAACAAAAGATGTGATTGTCTACCGCTTGATGACATCTGCAACCATTGAAGAGAAGATATATCAGTTGCAGGTTCAAATATGATACATAAATTCTTACTCCAATGTTTTTCATATGACATCTCAAGGTTGTAGCTTCAAGTTCCATACTTTTGCTTCCTTGAATTACATAGTACTTTTTTCCAGGTCCTCAAGGGTGCTTTGTTTAGGGCAGAGAAGAATGAGCAGGCACGTTACTTCAGCCAGAGTGTACTTGTCATGATACTGTTACTTGTCATTGCTTGCTGGATTTCCTACTGGATACCATGACTAATTCTGTTTCAAATTTCAGGAGATTCAAGATCTACTTAGTCTGCCAGAACAAGGTTTTGATGTTTCTCTTACGCAGAAACAACTGCTAGAAGAGCACGGACATCCGCTTGAAATGTAAGACAATTTTTTTTTGTTCCATCAGTTCGGATGGTATCTACACTCTTGAGTATTCGAGGTTCTTTATATGTCAACATAAATTTGAAATGAAACTGGCTACAATTATTACCTAAAATAAACCAGTCAGAAAATGCACACCAAAAGTTGAGGTTTTATGCTGACATTTTGACATACACAAGGCTTTAGTTGATCTTGATATGACGATATAGGGTACGCAAAGGAAAATGTATTTTTTCTTGAATTTTACTGTACAGAGCTCCTGATCCCTGATATATATAGTTGCTGGTGATGATTTTATGTTCTTGCCCGAGAGGTAATCCTGTTTTGCCTCTTCCAGGGATGAGTCGTTGAGGGAGCACATCGAGTTTCTGGAGCAACAAGGAATAGCAGGTGTAAGCCATCACAGCCTCCTATTTTCAAAGACAGAAATGTTGCCGATGTTGAGTGATAATGATGCATTGGGCAGGTCAGTGGGTGTCTTCAACACACAGCATTTTGACACTCTTTCTAGCTGCTAGCAAATAGATTGTAGTGTGTTCTCTCGAACACAGCATTGTACTGTGTAGTAATTACTAACAGTAAACTAACTTGAGTTTATGTCATGTAGGGGTGCTGATGCTAAGAAAACGGACGAATTCTTCGCTGCTAGAACAAACACAAATTCAGATATCCCTGAAGAAATCAACTGTCTGACAGAAACCCTCGCGAGCGCGGTACGTCTCCTTGAACTTTGCAACGACGAACACACTTTTGCCTTATCTTACAATAAGCTGAGAACAATGTATATTGTGGCTGTCAGACTCTGGAGTCTGAGGCTGCGTGAATGTGGAGATGAGATACATGCTTTAGATAATGAAAACTGACGGCGATCGCTGATTCGTCTTCATCCAAGGAAGGAAGTAGCATGTAGAGGCCGGGGTTGAAGTCTTGGCCTACTTGGAATTCAGTGCATGCTGAATATGTATTATGTTGTTTGTTATGTTTCACCTTTTGATGGTTCAATAGATGAATGAACACAATGGATGCAGGTTGTTTGTTTCCACCATATGGATCGTAGTATGTAGAGGCTGGGTTGAAGTGTTGGCCTAAGTGCAACTCATGAATAGTTCAGTGCTCAGTGAATATATATTGTGTTGTTTGCTCTGTTTCACCTTTTGTTGGTTTAGTTTCTCTCTTGTGTTCTGGATGGATGAATGAACACTTTGGATGCTGGTTGTAAGCTGTTCCCAATGAAAATTGAAGAGGATCGAGGGTCATATCTCTGAATCCAAACAGTTTGTGTAGTCTTGTGCTCCTGCCATCGTTTATGTCCTATTTTCCACACAAGTAAATGAAATCTCAACTGATGTCTCCACAAATGACAAAACTGATGTGAACGGGTTCACGGGAGTTGGTGCGCGTGGGCTGGACCAACTCATACATCGGCACACAAGCTTGAAATCTCTTCTTCCACATTTCTGACTTTGAAGACCTCGAAAAATAATATTTTGACTTTCTTCATATTTTTGACTTTGGAGATCTCGACTGATTTTTGACTTGTATAAAAGTTGAGTTTATCTTTAATGAAACTAGTTAAATTTAAATTCAATTCTTTTCATCTGTGAATTATAGACTTGGATACAACACAGCGTTGCACAGCATGCCCTGATGGTGGAAACATACCTACTCCATCTATCCACACATAAGTGATTTGGATTTATCTTGATTCATGAAGGACCGTTCTATAATCCAATCTGAAACACTACATAATGATTTTGCCAACCCAATAAAATTGCTCAATACCATAACAGTCACACGTACTGATCACAGGGAGACAAAATAGAAGTCCCCATGGTccatatatttttatttttgagaTCTCGATATTTCTTATCTTACTTTGTATAAAAGCTGAGTTTGTCTTTAAAGAATTTATAATTGAATTTCCCATCCTCCTCCTAGCCGCACACCCTCATAGGTCACCCGCGCGACGGCGGCTCCGGAGGGCAACAACCCTAGCCCCAGCACAAGACCTCACTTCTATGGCTTCCTTGGCCGCTGCCACCGCCGGTCGCTCGGTCGCCAAAGGCTTAGGGTTAGGAGGCGCATTGGGTAGGATGAAGCTCTGGTAGGTGCGCGGTGGTGGCGCTCTCGGCGACGGACGCATGCGATGCGTTGTCGACGGGTTGCGGCGGTCTAGACCGAGGATGAGCGACGACCGGTGCTGATCTGCCGGGTGGTCTGTATCTAGGCAGCGCACTTGCTCAATCTGGGTCGCACGGGCCATGGGTGTTGCACGTACCTCGTCCGCCATGGGGGTGATGGCTGGTTGTGATGCGACAATGGACACCTCGTTGCTCATGTGTAGCTGGTGCGCCTGTCGTTTCCTACTGTGGTGGGGGTTCTAAACCTCCTTCATCATTGATGGGCGACGGATGGCGGTGGGGGGATATTCGTCTACATCGAAGAATAAAGGTAGcggtcctagggttcctcttctgTCAAGATGAAGATCTACTGGATGCTTGTCCTCCTTGATCTGGCCGGAGTATCTAGTTTCGGAAGGTTTCACCGGCGAAGTCCCTTGGGTGACTGGATCAGATGGGATTTGATCATGATGTCCCATGTCTTTTTATCGGATTGTTTGGTTTTAGGAGGGAGCGACACAAAGTTCTGCTATATGTTCCATTATGGAACATGTCTTTTTTGGTTCCATGGTGACGTAGAGAATGACATGGAAGCCAACTTTTGAGGATTAGTGTTGGTGGTTTGAGACTTTGCGTTGATGGTAAACTTGCTTTGTGTTTCAAGCTTCCTAGCAGCGGCATGCTTGTGTTCACGATGGTGTTTTTTTATGTTGTCGtaaagattttttttttagataaaaggcttaAGAGCatgactttgaattaacaaagccctcAATTAGCCAAGAGTTACAAACACACACCATAGTGGGGATGCTAGTTTACAATACAAGCACAAAGAGAAAAAACGACACCCAAAAACAAAGAGGAGCACGACTACAGCAAACATCCGCCATGGTGTCTTCGTCTCGAGCAAATGAAGAACGTTGAGTTTCGCCGGCAGAAAGCACCGGAATCCCCACCAACCAACTACACGAGTGCAGATGCCAGCTACGGGTGACCACGCATCGAGGATGCAAGCGAACAACGAGATCTCAGAAgcaacgccttcaagaaggggagCGACACCGAAGCGACGCCATTGCTCGACCCAACAAGGGTCCAGGTTTTCACCTTGAGGCATCCGACCATGATGGGGGAAAGGCTGAAACTCTACgaagacgcctccaaggaggggaaTGGCACCCAAGAGCATCACCGTCAATGGCTCTGGATAGACCGGCCAAGGCTTTCACCCAAGCCATCGGCTTTAACCCCACATCAATCACACCGGGAAAACCGAGTGGGGACTACATTGCCCTTCAGGAGCGCCTAATGTCATACCACCACATCACCGGAGAAGCACCGAGAGACCAGAAAGCTGGGACCTTTTCCTCGTTGGACCAGAGGAGGCCGAGACGTCGCACGGGCGGCGCAGGTGAGAGCAACATGGGAGAGAGGGGTGGGAACCAAGGGAGTCCCTGCTCCGGTCCCGACGGCGGCGAGTCACCCTAGACTGCGCAGGCACATCCCCTTCTACCAGTCCCTACGAGAGCAACCCACGACAAAGACGCCCATCCACACCACACGGGCCCATCTGCTTGCCACCGCCAGACCAGCCAGCCGAGCCTACCACCCGACAGCCCCAGATCTGCATCTGCACAAACTGAAGGTGGCATCTCCGGTGGCGGCCGAGCTGCACAAGCTCCGAGCCGACGAGCACGAAGACGGCGACCTGAATCACCGGTGCAGCACGATGCCAGGCCCCAAGCCACGGCTTCTGCGACTTCCTCTAGGTGCCCAACCACCGCGGGACATGGCATAACCCCTGTCTTCGCCTCACCGCTGCTTGGGGCAACACAATCTCCGCCACCAGATCCACCGAAGCCGCCAGTCGCGCTGCCACTAGCGCCCACAGGCAGGCCGACCCGCCTCCGCCCCCCTGAGCAGAGACACACCACACACACAGGCCACGCGACACACCCACACACGCGCGAGGAGGAaccccgccaccgccaccgcacgGGTTGCagcagccacgagcgccgcctccACTTGCAACAGGTCGACCCTGGCGCAGCTCGCGGGCCACCGCCACGCCAGGCCATGTCGACCTCCGCTGAACCGCAGTGCCGCCAAGGAGAGCGCTCCTCGCGGCAGGTAAGGGAAggtccgccgccgccggcacagCGCGAGCTTTGCCCGGCGGCGGACGGGGGGTGGGGAAGGGGAGCTTGAGGGGCGAGATCTAGGGTTTCGCCCCTGGTCGCGCGAGGGCGACCAAGGAGCGTTTTTCGTCCTGGTTGGGGAAATCGAGAGAGGAGCAGATGGGTTACTTACGGGGCGACCCGAGCCGGCGACAATCGGCCATCAGCCGGAGCAGCCGCGCCTGCGCCGTGGCGTGGGCAATGGAAGCCGACAACTCCATTACTCCGGAGTCTGGATCGAGGTGGGTCTATGTCATGTTGTCGTAAAGATTAGAACATTATTGTGGAAATtttcttttttatatttttttagtcggttgtgtgcatccgtaccacCAGTACGGTATGGCGTAATTGAAAAGACTAGATATAATTAATATCTTCGCTAAAATATTTCCTTAATCAAAACAAGATACTAGTTGAATTTTCCTTCTCATCCGTAGAGTGAATATACTCCATGCTGCGATGGTAAAACATAAATAGTACTGTGTTTAATCTGCAACAGTACAAAGTGTCTCTGCTAGCCCAAAAAATTACTCAGATCACCTAAAAGTCGATTAATAAATCGAATGGAAAGATGATCATAGGTGGATCCGGTGCACGCGTCGAGATCATCGTGCCCTGTGAGGGATGTGTCTCACGAAGCGCCACGTCTGCTCTGGCGACTCGGGAGGCGATTGGGAACTTgccctcccggagcgccgccgccgtcgctctGGCCGCACCCAGGGGGGTCGCCGGACgccggctcgtcaaggcaacaggTTTGCTGTCCTCTCCCCCGTCTGCTCTGAGGTCGAGGACTCAGAATCGGACCTCTGCGCTTCGGTCGCCGCCGGGTCTTCGCCGCCGCCACCTGCCTCTGCGCTGAATCTGGGGAGATTCTGGCCAGATCCGGCAGGGCGGGCGCTGTCGCCGTCGCCTTCGTCCGCTTCCCCAAGGGAGGGGAGCCCCGAGCCTCGTCCCTCTGCTccgaagccgccgccgccgccgttgggTTCTGCCCACTTCCCGCCGCTCCCTGGGGTCCTAGATCGGGGACGGAGTTCCCCTGCCGCCGGGGGATgcgggagccagggggtgggtcCGTCATCGTTCCGTGTCGGCGCCCTTATTCTGGAGCTTCCTCCGTGCCCAGGGCGGCCGGAGCCGagggaggcgccgccgccgcctctaggGTTTGCCCCCAGTGGGGGGAGCCCTGACCTGCGTCGCGCGGGAcctggtgggccggcccagggaAGCAGGCCTGCTAGGGAGGCCCAGGTGCGCTCTTCGTTGGGGGTGGGGCCGCGTGGGCCGGCCCAACCTCCCGCTCTTCCGCTGGACAGCTCTACCCTCTCGTCTGAACCGTTGGATCTCCGCCACGTGGCCTCAGGTGAGGTTGTGCGGCCTTCTGAGTCTAGGGTTTCTGCGGTGGACGCTTTTACCCTCCCGCCATcgggtcttaagtggttttggcttCCACCACAAACCCTAGATCTCACACTTGCCCTCCCCGCCTCCGCTCGAGACATCCGCCGCAACCGCCACGCCGCCAAGCTCCTATCCTGCCGTCGCGACCCCATCTCCGGCGCCCTTGTTCCCCACCTTGCTCCCATGGATCGAGATCGCTCCTCCTACGGCAAGCGCTCGTACGATGATTACCAAGGCGGCTACTCCCGTAACCGCGAGCAAGACCTCCGGCAGAAGCTCGACCGCGAGCAGGAGGAACACCGCCGTCAGCAGCGTCAGCGCGACCGCGACCTTGAccgggcgggctcctcgtcgtggCGTTCCGAGGGGGAGCGCTCACGGCAGGACGCCCGTGCCCCtccgccacctccacctcctcctcgtgGCCGCGCTTCTGGGAAGAATGCGGGTCGGAGGAATCTCCGTCAGCCCAACGCTACCCAAGGCCCTTCCGCTTCTCTGCAGCTTGGGGATGACACCGGCTCGGGGGAGGCCGCTGTTGCAAACCCAGATGCAGCGCATATCACTTGTTACAACTGCGGAAAACAAGGGCACATTCAGGCGGACTGCACTGACGACCCTTTCTGCGTCAATTGTAAGAAGGTTGGCCATCTCTCGGCCATGTGCGCCGCCTTCGCCAAGGTTCTGGCCCCATACTGGGCAGGTTACGGTGGAGGACGCCAGGGGTTCCTCTGCATTGATGTTCCTGATGAAGAGCTACAGCGCCCGGCCTCCAACTCGGCCACCGTCATCCTGGACAAGGGGCGCCTTTCAGAAGAAGAAGTCGAAGAGGAGTTCAAAGACCTGGTTGATGAGAACTGGAACTGGCAGGTGCGACAGCTTTCAGTCTCGGACTTTGCGGTTGTCTTCCCATCCAAAGAAAGTCTTCGTATTGCGATCCGCGGGGGCGGTCTTACCCTGCCGACGAGCAAAATCAAGGCGTTGGTCACCGTTCCGCTGGGTGACCCGCTTGCGTCTGAGACTCTGGAAGAGGTCTGGGTCAAGCTGCTGGGGGTGCCGCCTCCCCTCCGTATGGCGGAACGTCTGCTGCTGTCCACTCGGGAGGTGGCTCGACCTATTTCGGTGGACGAGGCCTCCCTGGACCATCTGGAGGCGCCGGTCA
This Lolium perenne isolate Kyuss_39 chromosome 1, Kyuss_2.0, whole genome shotgun sequence DNA region includes the following protein-coding sequences:
- the LOC139838242 gene encoding SNF2 domain-containing protein ENL1-like; this encodes MDESLREHIEFLEQQGIAGVSHHSLLFSKTEMLPMLSDNDALGRGADAKKTDEFFAARTNTNSDIPEEINCLTETLASATLESEAA
- the LOC139832248 gene encoding SNF2 domain-containing protein ENL1-like — its product is MAASFSFGSLPASTAGATPSSAAPTAGASLASPALTTALSMAGLSPHVVTAPPTNSSSILSVLPQEELVAAAASSSSSSTAAAKTIDNDHISKYIHFKLGLAGSNYSMWKKLFHSVLSKYDAQGHVDVYTPPLEQDARWRHDDITILHWIYGTISDELYHVIATPENTAFQAWNLLNSFFGDHQAEFRSVVQGDMKISGLSLDDVDHPGHPSGDTHRPGLPEPEHMDELPDFEMEAAGGSGMTLSANLELRERIKPYFLHRIKSEVSLETGLTDNKRLPKKNELIIWLQLTDRQRQLYKAFLNNELVHLAASQGNPLAAIMVLKKICDHPQILTKRAAEHILEGMDGMLKNQEMGMAEKMAMNLADMAHDDDDDDVVEVGPEVSCKLFFILALLRNLLEEGHHVVIFSQTRKMLNLIQEAIQLEGYKFLRMDGSTEVSERERIVKNFQEGLGAQIFLLTTEAGGLGLTLTKAARVIVVDPAWNPSTDNQSVGRVYRIGQTKDVIVYRLMTSATIEEKIYQLQVLKGALFRAEKNEQARYFSQSVLVMILLLVIACWISYWIP